The following are encoded in a window of bacterium genomic DNA:
- the recR gene encoding recombination mediator RecR has protein sequence MKEKVINDLINALVKLPTVGPKTASRLTFHILKMSKEDVLKLTSAIIAVKERIRFCKICFNISEGEICQFCQDEKRDKRIICVVEQPRDIAIIEDCGKYFGLYHVLGGAISHLEDIGPEKLKIKELVDRVSNNQVKEVIVATNPNMEGDATAMYISSLLKPLNISVTRIGYGMPVGGDLEFADPVTMARSLEGRREV, from the coding sequence ATGAAAGAAAAAGTAATAAATGATTTGATAAATGCTTTGGTTAAACTCCCTACAGTAGGGCCTAAAACAGCCTCTCGGCTTACCTTTCATATTCTTAAGATGTCGAAAGAGGATGTTTTAAAATTAACAAGTGCTATAATAGCAGTAAAGGAAAGGATAAGGTTTTGCAAAATTTGTTTTAACATAAGTGAAGGAGAAATTTGCCAATTCTGTCAGGATGAAAAAAGGGATAAAAGGATAATATGTGTTGTTGAACAGCCAAGGGACATTGCAATTATTGAGGATTGTGGCAAGTATTTTGGTCTTTATCATGTCTTGGGTGGCGCAATATCCCATCTTGAGGATATAGGTCCTGAAAAGCTAAAGATAAAGGAGCTTGTAGATAGGGTTTCTAACAATCAAGTAAAAGAGGTGATAGTAGCAACAAACCCAAATATGGAGGGTGATGCTACAGCAATGTATATTTCAAGCCTTCTTAAGCCTTTAAATATTTCTGTAACAAGGATAGGCTATGGTATGCCTGTTGGAGGAGACCTAGAATTTGCAGACCCTGTAACAATGGCAAGATCCCTTGAGGGAAGAAGGGAAGTTTAA
- a CDS encoding DUF5618 family protein — protein sequence MAKKTKDPKEAFSEANRYFANAKATLVKSPIEYNIYKDKKYVKEGCAMAYLSALEAINGYLLSSGMSDDKIPTSITEYTRAMRKIPHNGKLMAALTTVYQNLHIFGYYRGGVAVGMIKEGFKSAKLIIDTLKKEEK from the coding sequence ATGGCTAAAAAAACAAAAGATCCAAAAGAGGCATTTTCTGAGGCAAACCGATATTTTGCCAATGCAAAAGCAACATTGGTTAAATCCCCTATTGAGTATAACATCTACAAGGACAAAAAGTATGTCAAAGAGGGCTGTGCAATGGCTTATTTATCCGCCCTTGAGGCTATCAATGGCTATCTTTTATCTTCTGGAATGTCAGATGATAAGATTCCAACCTCAATTACCGAATACACAAGAGCGATGAGAAAGATTCCCCATAATGGTAAGCTAATGGCTGCATTGACCACGGTGTATCAAAACTTACATATCTTCGGTTATTACCGAGGCGGCGTAGCGGTAGGTATGATAAAAGAAGGCTTTAAATCAGCAAAATTGATAATTGATACATTAAAAAAGGAGGAAAAATAA
- a CDS encoding retropepsin-like aspartic protease, producing the protein MAVIIKNVRLEGSKGKIEKEALFDSGATYSCIQPELAFCLGNLEPLPEPLELGTAERKRKVTAKEAVRLDFHLNGFRLSDEFMLIPNLSEPVIIGAKTLQAWRLKLDFEHDEVIVDPRVLKLRLIKLKGETNG; encoded by the coding sequence ATGGCTGTTATTATTAAAAATGTAAGGCTTGAGGGTTCAAAAGGAAAAATAGAAAAAGAAGCCCTTTTTGACTCGGGGGCAACCTATTCTTGCATCCAGCCCGAATTGGCTTTTTGTTTAGGAAATTTAGAGCCCCTTCCCGAGCCTTTGGAGCTTGGAACCGCCGAAAGAAAAAGAAAGGTTACCGCCAAAGAGGCAGTAAGGCTTGATTTTCACCTTAACGGCTTTCGCTTATCCGATGAATTTATGCTTATTCCAAATCTTTCAGAGCCTGTTATCATCGGAGCAAAAACCCTTCAGGCGTGGCGTCTCAAGCTTGACTTTGAGCACGATGAGGTAATTGTTGATCCAAGGGTTCTAAAATTGCGTCTTATAAAGTTAAAAGGAGAAACCAATGGCTAA
- a CDS encoding retropepsin-like aspartic protease: MAVIIKNVRLEGSKGKIEKEALFDSGATYSCIQPELAEKIEIILPLPEPLELGTAKEGEKVTVKEAVRLDFHLNGFRLSDEFMLIPNLSENVIIGAATLQKWRLKLDFEHDEVIVDPRVLKLRLIKLKGARNG; encoded by the coding sequence ATGGCTGTTATTATTAAAAATGTAAGACTTGAGGGTTCAAAGGGAAAGATAGAAAAAGAAGCCCTTTTTGATTCGGGTGCAACATATTCTTGCATCCAGCCAGAATTGGCAGAAAAGATTGAGATTATTCTTCCCCTTCCCGAGCCTTTGGAGCTTGGAACAGCAAAGGAGGGGGAGAAGGTTACAGTAAAAGAGGCAGTAAGGCTTGATTTTCACCTTAACGGCTTTCGCTTATCCGATGAATTTATGCTTATCCCAAACCTTTCCGAGAATGTTATTATTGGAGCCGCTACATTACAAAAGTGGAGATTAAAGCTTGACTTTGAGCACGATGAGGTAATTGTTGACCCAAGGGTTCTAAAATTGCGTCTTATAAAGTTAAAAGGAGCAAGAAATGGCTAA
- a CDS encoding DUF5618 family protein translates to MAKRKISFPKTPKEAFNEANRYFANAKETLLKTEIEYDRYKDRKYVKEASAMAYLAALSAIDGYLLSIDTPKDKLPTRIEEYEKALHKIPHNGKLISAMATVYENLHIFGYYRGGVGVNMIKEGFQKAKLIIDTLSKGASNG, encoded by the coding sequence ATGGCTAAAAGAAAGATAAGTTTCCCAAAGACCCCAAAAGAAGCTTTTAATGAGGCAAATAGATACTTTGCCAATGCAAAAGAGACCCTTTTAAAAACAGAAATAGAATATGACAGATACAAGGACAGAAAGTATGTTAAAGAAGCCTCTGCAATGGCTTATCTAGCTGCTTTATCCGCAATTGATGGCTACCTTTTGTCTATTGATACACCAAAGGATAAGCTTCCAACAAGGATTGAGGAATACGAAAAAGCTTTACATAAAATCCCCCATAATGGTAAACTAATCTCTGCAATGGCTACAGTCTATGAAAACCTCCATATTTTTGGTTATTACAGGGGTGGCGTAGGTGTAAATATGATAAAAGAGGGCTTCCAGAAAGCAAAATTGATAATTGATACCCTATCCAAAGGAGCAAGCAATGGCTAA
- a CDS encoding retropepsin-like aspartic protease, whose translation MAVIIKNVRLEGSKGKIEKEALFDSGATYSCIQPELASCLGNLEPLPEPLELGTAKEGENVTAKERISLDFHLNGFRLSDEFMLIPNLSENVIIGAATLQKWRLKLDFEHDEVIVDPRVLKLRLIKLKGASNG comes from the coding sequence ATGGCTGTTATTATTAAAAATGTAAGACTTGAGGGTTCAAAGGGAAAGATAGAAAAAGAAGCCCTTTTTGATTCGGGTGCAACATATTCTTGCATCCAGCCAGAATTGGCTTCTTGTTTAGGAAATTTAGAGCCCCTTCCCGAACCATTGGAGCTTGGAACAGCAAAGGAGGGAGAAAATGTTACCGCAAAAGAGAGGATAAGCCTTGATTTTCACCTTAACGGCTTTCGCTTATCCGATGAATTTATGCTTATCCCAAACCTTTCCGAGAATGTTATTATCGGAGCCGCTACATTACAAAAGTGGAGACTAAAGCTTGACTTTGAGCACGATGAGGTAATTGTTGACCCAAGGGTTCTAAAATTGCGTCTTATAAAACTAAAAGGAGCAAGCAATGGCTAA
- a CDS encoding DUF5618 family protein: MAKKWLSKPKDAQIAFSNAKRYFTNAKESLLKSPIENDIYKDEKYTREASGMAYLSALAAIDGYLLSIGTSSDKLPASIEEYTKYLRKIPHNGKLMDALTVVYQNLHIFGYYRGGVGVNMIKEGFTKAKLIIDTLSKGEING; the protein is encoded by the coding sequence ATGGCTAAAAAATGGCTTTCAAAACCAAAGGATGCTCAAATCGCTTTTTCTAATGCAAAGAGGTATTTTACTAATGCAAAAGAAAGCCTTTTGAAATCTCCCATTGAAAATGATATCTACAAGGATGAAAAATACACAAGAGAGGCATCAGGAATGGCTTATTTATCTGCCCTTGCCGCAATTGATGGGTATCTTCTATCAATCGGAACTTCATCAGATAAACTTCCAGCATCTATTGAGGAATACACAAAATACTTGCGAAAAATTCCCCATAATGGTAAACTAATGGATGCATTGACAGTTGTATATCAAAACCTTCATATCTTTGGCTATTACAGGGGCGGCGTGGGTGTAAATATGATTAAAGAGGGTTTTACAAAGGCAAAATTGATAATTGACACCTTATCCAAAGGAGAAATAAATGGCTAA